One part of the Muntiacus reevesi chromosome 18, mMunRee1.1, whole genome shotgun sequence genome encodes these proteins:
- the LOC136149767 gene encoding uncharacterized protein, producing the protein MFSFSNWKACQVSRRLMPLDNIRAPHERRKENKKEALFEEQPRPLGQRLPKGEGAQIAGDKTRDAGADKAAEDGAPLGKRESRKDARGTDWKLPVPLGPVPPLVSSLSSVKALGRSLELSPLTTNRFRIHSVHAARLPQQGPFQNFMEMKAEKRLAGRKERRSRFGDINTHKCYQFGQIFCPFQALATTVSTDLGKELKAGGQGCVQKHSHFQKRKRSGERGIFCDKG; encoded by the exons AGCGCCCcatgagaggaggaaggagaacaaGAAGGAAGCCCTGTTTGAAGAGCAGCCCCGGCCCCTCGGTCAGAGGCTGCCGAAGGGGGAAGGGGCCCAGATCGCGGGCGACAAGACCAGGGACGCGGGAGCCGACAAGGCTGCGGAGGACGGCGCTCCTCTCGGCAAGAGAGAGTCCCGGAAGGACGCCAGGG GAACAGACTGGAAGCTGCCGGTCCCCCTGGGACCTGTTCCACCTTTGGTCTCGAGTCTGAGCTCCGTGAAAGCCCTGGGACGAAGCTTGGAACTGTCTCCTCTGACGACAAACAGGTTCCGGATACACAGC GTGCATGCGGCCCGCCTGCCCCAGCAGGGCCCCTTCCAGAACTTCATGGAGATGAAGGCGGAGAAGAGGCTGGCCGGCCGCAAGGAGCGTCGCAGCCGCTTTGGAGACATCAACACTCACAAGTGCTATCAGTTTGGACAGATTTTCTGCCCTTTCCAGGCCCTTGCCACCACGGTGAGCa CAGATTTAGGGAAAGAGCTGAAGGCAGGTGGCCAAGGTTGTGTTCAGAAACAcagccatttccagaagaggaAGAGGTCTGGGGAGAGGGGGATCTTTTGTGATAAAGGATGA